The genomic region CGCTGTCATTTCGGCCTTGCGGAGTTTGGCGAGAACGCCGCTGTCGCTTCAGCGCTTGGGCTGCAGCATCGTGCCCGTGCACTTCCTGGCGCCGCATTTGCAGCCCCAGATTTTCTTCAACTTCGCGGTATGCGGCTCGTCGAGCACGATCCCGTAGTTGTAGGTCAGCTCTTCGCCGGGCTCGATTTCGCGGATCGCTTCGATGAACACCTTGTCCTTGTGGCCTTTGCCCTTGCTGTTTTCTTCGAGTACCGCCTCGCAGTTGGGCGCGCAGCTGTGATTGATCCAGCGCGCGACATTGCCGTCGACATTGGCATCGATCACATAGTCGTCGTTGAGGGTGAACAGAAAGGTGTGGCCGT from Lysobacter sp. harbors:
- a CDS encoding SET domain-containing protein-lysine N-methyltransferase, whose translation is MSKKKIVARLSPIHGNGVFADEAIQKGDRIVRYKGKVRTHDEVDEAYGEIDENGHTFLFTLNDDYVIDANVDGNVARWINHSCAPNCEAVLEENSKGKGHKDKVFIEAIREIEPGEELTYNYGIVLDEPHTAKLKKIWGCKCGARKCTGTMLQPKR